Part of the Peromyscus maniculatus bairdii isolate BWxNUB_F1_BW_parent chromosome 23, HU_Pman_BW_mat_3.1, whole genome shotgun sequence genome is shown below.
TGTATATTGGGAACCTAAAAACCCCACAAGGGGTGGAGGGGGACAGGAATTTTCATGATGAAGCTTCCAAGGGAGCTGGGTATTTTCCCCAAGGACACTGAGAGAGGGTGGGATCAGGAAAAAAGGAGGGATCTGGCCatatctccccttccccctcacttccagctccccctccccccacctgtGACGGGAGCTAAGGTGGTCAAAGTCTGCcctgaggtttaaaaaaaaaaatggattgttTTCCAGTCGTCCAGCAGCAGTGGGGTCTGTGGAAGGACTGGCAGGAGAAGGCACAGCCCCTGGTCATCTAGCGTGAGCTGGGGCGGGGTACGGGGCGGGGGAGGAATGTCTGGAAGGCTGGACCGAGGCCAGACTGAGCTCCCACCCTTTGGGGGAGTGAGGAACGGCCTAGGCTCAGGCTGCCTGCCGGGGCTGATAAGGGGCCCTCTGGGGCTCCCACAAACGGTTTATCATTGGGGGGGGGGACTATTTGCAGGGATCAGGAGGGGGCACAAGCATGGACCAACTTTGGGGTCTACTGCAGAGAGCGGTAAGACCACGCGGGTGGGAGGGTTACACACATTAGGTCTTCCTTCATGGTCCTCAGGCCCCTCCCTAATGCATAAGGTTGGCCCCACCTCATCCCCCATTGGGCccctcctctccagcctcccccccccccagagctccCTCCCTGCCCAAGCCGGGGACGCTGTTCTTGCCTAACCTTCCCCAACTCCTAGGCCCCTTCCCCTAATCTCATGCCTACCTGCCCGCTCCACACAGCAACAGTGGTCCCCAGGACCCTCTCAGACCATCTATAAACGTGTGGAAGGCCCTGATCTGGGGCAccgggaggaggaagaggaagacagggaggaagaggcCGAGCTGCCTATCCAGTTCTGCCCCATGGAACTCAAGGGCCCTGAGCCCTTGAGGTCAGCTCCCATCCCCTGGGCGGCAGCAGGTCGAAAGGCTGCCCCCTATCTGATCCTAATCACGCTGTTGATCTTCACCGGGGGTgagtcttcccttcctcttcctcagcgaAAGGCCTGGGCTGGGGGCACTCCTGGGGTCCAGTAGCAGAGGGGTATAAGAGAACCCACATCTTACCACCTGCCAGCCTTCCTCCTGGGCTATGTGACCTTTCGAGGGTCCTGCCAGGCATGCGGGGACTCCGTGTTGATGGTCAGCGAGGATGTCAACTCTGAGCTTGGCCTCAGCTCCGGCCAGGGCACGTTGTACTGGAGTGACCTCCAGGCCATGTTTCTTCGGTTCCTTGGGGAGGGGCACCTGGAGGACACCATCAGGTAAGAGTAGCCTGGCTTCCTTCCTGGCCCAGTGGCCGGTCCAATCCAAACTGGAGGCCCTGTCAGTTCTCATGTTACTTAAGTCCCCTCTTGGGTCTTTCCACCCTCCCTCCCGGCTTCCATGTTCAGTGGCCCCTGGAAGGATGGCAGATACCAGGAGCTGAGTACCCAAGGACCTGAGACATTGAGGATGGTTTATTTAGGAGACAAGTGTtgagcaaaagaaaacagagggacCAGGGCCTGGTGGCCtacgcctgtagtcccagcactcaagaagtagatgcaggaggattaggagttcacggacatccttggctacatagtaaattggaggctagcctgggacacatgagacccatcccaaaaaaacaaataatttgtaaaggtaaatgacattttaattttattttatgtaatggtCAGGTAATGAAGAATaggtttgattattttttaagtgtttttttagCGTGTACTAAGACaaccacatgattttttttcctctttgggtttctttcttttttaaatatgtattcatttatttattttatgcgcaTTGATGTTTTACccccatgtgtgtctgtgtgaggatgccagatcccctgcaactggagttccagacagctgtgagctgcccaatgggtgctgagaattgaacccgggtcctctggaagagcagtcagttctcttaactgctgagccatctctccagatcctctttctttcttctttttaagcaGTTATTTATCAGGGTATGGTGCTTGGATGctgctgtgcatgtgtggaggtcagagaacagcttgcagaagtcagttctctcctactaccATGTAGAAcccagggactgaacccaggtcctcaggcttgaccACAAGTGCCGTTTACcttctgggccatctcactgggcttcttcaaatttttttgtttacagttctgggggttgaacctcGGACCTTGCATGCTCGTAGACAAGTACTCTGCCGCTGAGCTTCGTCTGTaccctttttatattttgtttgatttaatttgttttggttttagctttttttttttttttcagacaaggtcttgtgatgtagcccaggctggtctactCGAGATCCTCTCcctttaccccccccccaacaagtgctaggattatagatgtgtacctacgttttcctcctcctcctctgcactgAGGATCAAAGCTAAGCTACTGCTGTCTCTAATGTTGATGTAGCCATTTGGATACACGTGTTTCCTTGCCAAGCCTGATCATGGTGTAGCTTTTGATACACAGCAGGGCACTTGATCAAAACAGATGGCTCTATCACGTTGAAGGACCGCCAATCCGAGGCTCTGGCTATAGCTCCGGTGACCTAGCATGATCCTCTAAATGGCGTGAACtaagtgtggtggttcacactgtgatcccaggacctgggaggtgggagcaggagggtcaggagttcaaagctgtccttggccacatagtgacttccaggccaaATGAGATCTtgtcctccaccctccacccccccccaaaaaaaaataaatcttatgaaAGCCAGGAAATGGGTAGAGCTAAAAACCTGCCAAGTTTTCCTAAATCCATACCCTCTGCAACAGGGTAAGGAATGGAAAAGGCTCTGGAAATGTGAGCCAACATAAATGTCTCCTccccagacaggcaggcaggcaggcaggcaggcaaataCAATGAGGAtgaagggggtgtgtgtgtgtgcaaaacctGAACCTCAAAAGGTGTAGTCAAAAAGGGAGGCTCagagctggcgagatggctcattggtaaaggtgattgctgccaagTCCAataacccgagttcaatccccgggatcccagggatgggaggagagaggcaggctCTAACTTATCCTAAAGCTAAAACAGAGAAGTTCTGGGTCTACCTGGGTTTCGAGGGAGTCTGTGGCCAGCCTTGCCAATTCAGCATAGCCTTGTctaaaaatagaacagaaaaaaaaaatgtaaaggtgGTTTGGGGTAACGGCTGTAGCCCAGTGATAGAGTGATTTCCTAGAATCCCCTACAAGGAAGGGTAAGAGAGAGGGAGCGGGTTTAGAGAGCCAGGAGCACCTCCATCCCAAGACTAGAAAACCAAGAGGTCGGGGAACCCAAGAGTCCCGTGGGAGATGTGTCCACTCTGGGGATGGCCAGGTCTCTGCCAAGGCCACAGGTCTGTGATAAATGGGAGGGTCGTTTCTCTTGCAAAGGTTTCAGATAGACCTTGGTCACAAACCATGAGAGGGCAGCACATGCTCCAGGCGGGAAGAGCTTAGGTGACAATTTCTTGCTGGGTGATGATAATGGAAGAAGACAGGGTGAGGTCCTGTCCTGAagccccatcctcctgcctccacctcccaagtgctttctacctgagttcgaggctagcctgggatccATTAGATGGCATTCCAGGCCTGCGTTTTCCCCActcttgcggggggggggggggagtccctTTTCTGCACAACCCCTCCCCAGTGTGATCCCTCTCTGCTCAGGGTGACCACCCTCCGGGAACGCGTGGCCGGCTCCACCATGATGGCCACTCTGGTCAAAGACATCCTCGATATGTTCTCAAGCCAGAAGCTGGACCACGTGTGGACCGACACTCACTATGTGGGGCTTCAGTTCCCGGACCTGTGAGTCTGGGGACGCGACAAGGGGACACGCCGTGGGGTTGCACAGCCAGGGGCGCTCACCCTCCCCGTCCTCAGGGCTCACCCTAACACCTTGCACTGGGTGGATGCAGCCGGGAGCGCCCAGGAGCAGCTGCCGCTGGAGGATCCGGAAGTCTACTGTCCCTACAGCGCCACTGGCAACGCCACGGTGAGCGAGCCTATCAGGTCGCCCTCGGTGGGTAGCTGAGTCGGGATGCCCGCACCGCACCGCGCCTCAAAGATGCCTCGGTCCCCAGGGCAAGCTGGTGTACGCCCACTATGGGCGGCGCGAGGATCTGCAGGAGCTGAGAGCCAAGGGCGTGGAGCCGGCCGGCAGCCTCCTGCTAGTGCGCGCGGGGATTACCAGCTTCGCCCAGAAGGTGAGGGTCCCACGTGGGGCAGCGTGTGAAGTGAGGCTGTCTTCGTCGAGGATCTAGGAGGCTGTCAccgggagaaaagaaaaatcggGCACATTGTAAGAACATGTTGGCAGAAGACAGGCATgtaacctgtaaccccagctgcgtaaggaagctgaggcaggaagattgtaaattcaacacctgcctgggctacacagcgagacccgatctctctctctctctctctctctctctctctctctctctctctctctctctctctctctctctctctctctctctctctctctctctctctctctctcaaaacagagtttctctgtgtagccttggctgtcctggaactcactctgtagccaggctatcttgaaattcagagatctgcctgcctctgtctcccgaatgctgggattaaatatgcGCTCCAATACCTCCTAGCATgtctccttttttaaattaaataatgaaaatacagcTGACGGCCAGATGTGGGGGCACAGATCTGTCATCTCAGTGCTTGCAGGggctggtggaggaggaggattaaggttcaaagtcattttcagccacataaagaatttgaagccagcctggaatataTAAGATTCCGTCTGAAAAGCCAAACCAGAGGGATaagggaaatagctcagtgggaaaggaCACGCACTACCAAGTCTGAATCCAACCTCTGGGACCAGAGGCGAGAGAGGAGAACCTGTTCTCTGAAGTTGTCCCtgacacacagataaataaatacacgTAATTCTCTTTTCAAACAAAATAGCACATGGACTTGTGACGTGgtgcagttggtagagtgcttgcctagcacacccaAAGCCCCGAGTTTGAGTCCCCAGCACGGTGTATaccaagcatggtagcacacacctgcaatcccagcccccTGGGgatgaggaagcaggaggattaggaagtCAAGATCATCcctggctacacagagagttcaagaCCTGCTTGGGCTCGAGACTATTTCAAAacgaaataaaagaaaagaaaaacaaggctgGGAGACGGTGAGAGGTCTccgcaggtaaaggtgcttgctgtcttgcctgatgacccaagttacACTCCCAGAACACACTTGGTGGAAAGAGAGCACATGTAACATGTGCCAGGCCCTCGGCTAAATCTCAGGAGTGAAAGACAGACGTTAGCAGTGAACAAAAGCAGGAGGTGTGGCTAAATCAgccagggaagagaaagagaggcagtgTGGTGCAcaggttttgcttgtttggttggttgttttgtttgtttgagacaaggtttttctgtgtaacggCCCTaggtgtcctagaactcactttgtagcccaggctggccttgaactctcagagatccacctgcctctgcctcccgactgctagaattaaaggcattcgcagcttggacagagatttttaattttattatgtatattggTGTCTTTTGCCTACTGCATGCAGTCTGTGCACcgcatacatgcctggtgcttgtggaggccagatgagatGTCAGAtccgctggaactggagttatggacagttgtgaactgccatttaggtgctgggaaccgaacccaggacctctgcaagagcagccagcactcttaaccacggagccctctctccagccctgggcacACAGATTTTAAATGCTACAGAGGCACTGAGGGAGGGCTGCAATGTGAGTGCCAAGTGACAGCTACACACGGTCCCTTCAGGATGGCAGCTGCAGATGAAGGAGCCATTTTACCTTTCCTGGCTTTTCTGTGCTCCCTCAGGTAGCCGTTGCCCAGGACTTTGGGGTCCAAGGAGTACTGATATACCCCGACCCAGCAGACTTCTCCCAGGACCCTCACAAGCCAGGCCTGCCCAGCTACCGGGCTGTGTATGGACACGTGAGTCTTGGGGCCCAGGGAGGCACAAATGGGGCTTGTTCGGGCCACAGTTTGAGAGCGGGGACCCCTTCCTCTTTAGGTGCACCTCGGAACTGGAGACCCTTACACGCCTGGCTTCCCTTCCTTCAATCAAACCCAGTTCCCGCCCATAGAGTCATCAGGCCTGCCCAGCATCCCTGCCCAGCCCATCAGCGCCAACGTCGCTGTCCGCTTGCTCAGGTAAGAGATGGAAAGTGTGTGGGGACGGGCTGGGGGTGCCGAGGGGCTCCTTGGGTGAATAAGAAGGTGACTCTGGAACTGGGGAGATAGGTTCTGCCAGTAAAGGGCTTGCTGCTCAAATATGAGGACCCCTTTTACACCCCCAGAACCCGGGTTAAAAACAAAGCCGCAGGgtggttgtggcgcacgcctttagtcccagcactcaggaggcagaggcaggcggatctctgtgagttcgaggccagcctggcctacagagcgagatccagagaggcaccgaaactacagggagaaaccctatttcgaaaaacaaaacaacaaaaccccccaaataaaaaataaacaaaacctaagtgtgtgtatgcagtcctccactggagaggcagagccaggtggatccctggagctcattggcatCTAGCTTAGGGTAATTAGTGAGCAGATCCTGTCCAAAACAGTAAACCAAGAAGTCCTATtcagatgcctcagtgggtaaaggcacttacttgCCAGGAAGCCTGAAGACCGTCTCCAACTATCACATACTCAGAGACTGACATCCATCGGcgagttgtcctccgacctccacacgtACACTGCCCcgacacacacactgcacactcaTACCCAAACAAGAAAATATGTTATAAACTTACCAACAAAAAGTGGCTAGCACTTGAGGGCCAGATGTGAGGTTGGCCTCccccacacctgcacacacccttccacacacacgtgcatgcgcacacacacaaaagaaagaggtGACCCTCTAGGTGGGCACCCCTTTTGCCAGGCCCCACCATCTGGTACACCCACAAGTGCTGCGGACCCTTGCCCAGGACGCAGCCTACACCACTGTCCGTGGGCACGAGAGAGGATGGGATGGggctccaggctcttctggggCCTAGGCCACACTACCACTTCAAGACGTCTCTGCTCCGTCTTTTTCCAGGAAACTCAAGGGCCCAGTGGCCCCCCAGGAGTGGAAGGGACACCTGTCAGGCTCTCCCTATCGGCTGGGACCGGGCCCAGCCCTGCGCCTTGTGGTCAACAACCACAGAGCCTCTACTCCCATCAGTAACATCTTCGCCTGCATTGAAGGCTTCGCAGAACCAGGTGGGCTTGTCTGCCCGGTATCTCCCACAACTTAGGCTCTGCTCCGAAACCCAACCAAGGACTGGTGCAGGAGGCCCTCGAGAAGGGCCAGGAGTGATGCCCAGGGAATGGAGGCTGATGAGAGGTGGCAGTGAGGAGCCTTCCAAATGGGTGGTATTGTTCAGTAGTGAGCTCCCCAGACATTGGGGGTAAGCAAGCGTATGTTGGATGATGTTATACTGGATCTCCAAGCAACAAACAAGGACCAGATTGGACAAACGGCTCTGGTAGTAGGGAATCCAGGGTGGCTGAGCAGACTTGTCAGGGTGGGGCTGACCTGGGAAGCCCAGGTgttgaggcagaagcagagacctGGCGTGACACTCGGATGAGGATGTTGGAGGTCGGAGTAGGGGTACAGAAGAGCTGGGGtgagggcagcaggctggggaagGTGCAGACCTGCCTGACCAGGGAGAGAATGGAGTCCAGAAAGTTCTTAGGGTTTGGTCAGGCGTGGTACCTCACATCTGTCATCCCACactccaaaggctgaggcaggaggttgatgagttcaaggccagcctaggctacatagcctAGGCCTCAAGAGCCTGTATTaagcagaggaaggagccaggagtggtggcacacacctagagCCaggaaatcagaagttcaaggccagtgtggaatacaaagaaaaacaaaaactccagcaAAACAGAATATCCCCCTCTATCAGCAGCAGCTCAGCCATAGAGAGGTTGCCTGGCATGGGAGAAACTCAGGGTTTGATACAACCTGACATGGTGGtacgtgcctgtaatcctggcacttgggaagaagaagtggaagcagaaatgtcaggagtttgagaccagcctcggttatgtgagaccctgttttcagaaacaaaggtggggggggggggcgggttctGTGTGTTTGAATCATCTCCAAATGCCTATTGATGGGTCAGCCCATCTGGGCGGGGCCAAGAGAGATGGGCGTGGTCTTCTGACCTAGCAGGGATTAGAGCGCTACGCTTGTGGAAATGGGAGGGTCTATAGTGTGGAAATGGGAGGGTCTTTAGCGCGGAAATGGGAGGGTCTATAGCGTGGAAATGGGAGGGTCTATAGCGTGGAAATGGGAGGGTCTTTAGCGCGGAAATGGGAGGGTCTATAGCGTGGAAATGGGAGGGTCTATAGCGTGGAAATGGGAGGGTCTTTAGCGCGGAAATGGGAGGGTCTATAGCGTGGAAATGGGAGGGTCTATAGCGTGGAAATGGGAGGGTCTATAGCGCGGAAATGGGAGGGTCTATAGCGTGGAAATGGGAGGGTCTATAGCGTGGAAATGGGAGGGTCTATAGCGTGGAAATGGGAGGGTCTATAGCGTGGAAATGGGAGGGTCTATAGCGTGGAAATGGGAGGGTCTATAGCGTGGAAGCTGttgggggtcgggggtggggagtggagaggaaagggtgagGCTCTGGGAGCACCCACCCTCCAGAGCCACACGGGGAGACCTTGTCAGTTTAAGATGTGGGCTCtacacacaccttccccagatcACTACGTTGTTATCGGGGCCCAGAGGGATGCGTGGGGCCCAGGAGCAGCCAAATCTGCGGTGGGGACTGCCATCCTGCTGGAACTGGTTCAGACCTTTTCCTCCATGGTCAGCAAAGGTAaggtcagagccagcctgggtgagTTGGGCCTGTGTCCCGAGCTAGGCCTAGGTCAAAGGCATGTACTGGAAAGAGGTCACTTGGGTCAGAGTCCCATGACTGGAATATCCAGTGTGTGGTTCTGGGCAAGCAACTTCACCAAACTACTATTTCATCAGTGTGTTAGCCTAGGATACCGAGTCCAAtaacctgagttggattcccagaaaccacatggtaaaaggagaaatCCAGCTCCCCCAAATGGTCCCCTGATCGCCACCACAtgccaccacatgcatgcacacacacatacacacacaaatatttttaatttttttccttttattttattttacaataccattcagttctacatatcggccacgggttcccctgttctcctccctcccaccccctccccttccccccagcccgtcccccattcccacctcctccagggcaaagcctcccctgaggactgcgatcaacctggtagactcagtccaggcaggtccaatcccctcctcccagactgagccaagcgaccctgcataaactccaggtttcaaacagccaactcatgcaatgagcacaggacctggtaccactgcctagatgcctcccaaacagatcaagccagtcaactctCACccgttcagagggcctgatccagctgggggttaattttttaaatgagttggcTAGACATACCTATAACTCTGGCcctcgggagactgaggcaggaagatcaagatttcaaggtcattctcaactacataaggagttcta
Proteins encoded:
- the Tfr2 gene encoding transferrin receptor protein 2, with product MDQLWGLLQRAQQWSPGPSQTIYKRVEGPDLGHREEEEEDREEEAELPIQFCPMELKGPEPLRSAPIPWAAAGRKAAPYLILITLLIFTGAFLLGYVTFRGSCQACGDSVLMVSEDVNSELGLSSGQGTLYWSDLQAMFLRFLGEGHLEDTIRVTTLRERVAGSTMMATLVKDILDMFSSQKLDHVWTDTHYVGLQFPDLAHPNTLHWVDAAGSAQEQLPLEDPEVYCPYSATGNATGKLVYAHYGRREDLQELRAKGVEPAGSLLLVRAGITSFAQKVAVAQDFGVQGVLIYPDPADFSQDPHKPGLPSYRAVYGHVHLGTGDPYTPGFPSFNQTQFPPIESSGLPSIPAQPISANVAVRLLRKLKGPVAPQEWKGHLSGSPYRLGPGPALRLVVNNHRASTPISNIFACIEGFAEPDHYVVIGAQRDAWGPGAAKSAVGTAILLELVQTFSSMVSKGFRPRRSLLFISWDGGDFGNVGSMEWLEGYLSVLHLKAVTYVSLDNSVLGDGKFHAKTSPLLINLIENILKQVDSPNHSGQTLYEQVVLTNPSWDAEVIRPLPTDSSAYSFTAFAGVPAVEFSFTEDDRVYPFLHTKEDTYENLHKMLRGRLPAVAQAVAQLAGLLLIRLSHDHLLPLDFGRYGDVVLRHISNLNEFSGDLKARGLTLQWVYSARGDYIRAAEKLRKEIYSSEQSDERLMRMYNVRIMRVEFYLLSQYVSPADSPFRHIFLGQGDHTLGALLDHLRMLRSNASKAVSPGSASGLAFQESRFRRQLALLTWTLQGAANALSGDVWNIDNNF